GTAGGTGTGTTCAGGCAACGCACGAAAATATAGGCCAGTTTCATCTGCGTTATATACATCTTCATGTGAATATATGGCAATAAGTTTAGGCCATTCTTCTACACTGATCTGCGGCTACATTATCGGCATCTTTTTGTTCACCATGTGTCCTTCGGAAGAGTATGTTCTGCCTCTTTTTCCAGCGGTGGAACCATCCTTCCGTGGCTACGAAGTTTCCTTTACCCAATTTTGCAGCTAAATCTTCAGCTTTTTGGCGCAAAATTGAACCATTAACACGAGCGTCCCTTTCACGAACGTTTGTGAACCAGAGTTTTAATGCAGATTCAACCTCTTTGTCTTTTCCATCTCGATTTCTTTTACAATTCAGATTTTTGTTCAAAGTGCACTTTTTTTCGATATCttcacgattttttaaaattttgcacaaaagcGGCTGCGAAACTTTCAATTGAACAGCAGCATTCCTTTGGCTCATTTTTGGCAATTTATCGTAACGATTTAAAATGTCAACCTTTTCTTTCACAGTAAGATCTCTCCGTTTCCTTtccattataaaaaacaaatcagGTTACAAACCGTATGAACTATGGTAAAGTGAAAATGCATGCTGATCTTCTTCTATATGCGTCTTTTAAGCACTTAGATGAGGCAGTTTCActaccccccccccaattttattgtttgaccAATAGCAACTGGCTAAGCGACCTGCCAAGGTCAAGTGCCATACCCGAAACAATGTTCTCTTTTGAAGGTCACTCCTTACCCCCTTCCCATAGTGGCTGGGACATATCATCTGTCACTCTGTTTAGTTCTTCTAAAAAGGGGCTCGTGACAAACATTGACTCGTTAGTGGCAGGTcttcttttctctttatttaggATTTCCGGGAATTTGAAATCGCACAGTGCTACGGAATTTTACAATGCTTTACCGAAAATGGCAAAATACCCCCCCCCTCATAATAACAcgtgtttaaaagataatatacgAGCCCCGTTTGCACTTTTGGTAAGTTTCAGGAAACACTtcacaaaacacaaaaaaaagttttccttcttgtttttattgatttcaggaaaataaaatttacctcTAAACTGATAACAATAAACGAACATTTGATTACAATAAACGAggatttttcaatgtattttgatCTAAGCGGACGGGACTAAGCgattttgataacattaaaCGTTTGATAACATTAACCGTGATCACATTAAGCGGCGTCTACTGTATAACAATCTATCATTGATTTT
The nucleotide sequence above comes from Parasteatoda tepidariorum isolate YZ-2023 chromosome 6, CAS_Ptep_4.0, whole genome shotgun sequence. Encoded proteins:
- the LOC139425830 gene encoding tigger transposable element-derived protein 3-like, giving the protein MERKRRDLTVKEKVDILNRYDKLPKMSQRNAAVQLKVSQPLLCKILKNREDIEKKCTLNKNLNCKRNRDGKDKEVESALKLWFTNVRERDARVNGSILRQKAEDLAAKLGKGNFVATEGWFHRWKKRQNILFRRTHGEQKDADNVAADQCRRMA